From the genome of Miscanthus floridulus cultivar M001 chromosome 10, ASM1932011v1, whole genome shotgun sequence, one region includes:
- the LOC136489060 gene encoding probable indole-3-acetic acid-amido synthetase GH3.13, with amino-acid sequence MDLTMSTTTMSTSPAVLDLVSSVSSTSTDSPAPAMPPRPTLPPTIPACDPHDGTASLQLIEDLTTHAGAIQQRVLREILDMNAGTDYLRGFLGASDDSAEGRHADELAATFKERVPVVEYEDVKPFIERIANGAPSSLISSKTITELLTSSGTSGGQPKLMPSTEEELDRKTFLYNLLVPVMNKYVEGLDKGRCMYLLFVKPEIRTASGLVARPVLTSYYKSRHFRERPDSPYTRYTSPNEAILCPDSAQSMYAQLLCGLARRGEVLRVGAVFASAFLRSVKFLEAHWRALCDDIRAGRVDAARVTDPACRDAVARVVARPDPALADAIAAECEGEGSWRGIVRRLWPRTKYIDVIVTGSMAQYIPLLEFYGGGLPLVSTMYASSECYFGINLRPLDRPEDVAYTLLPNMCYYEFIKVEKDGEEARDGKVVDLVDVEVGGYYELLVTTFTGLYRYRVGDILQVSGFHNAAPQFRFVHRRNVVLSVDTDKTSEDDLLRAVTAAKRLLAPLGGATILSEYTAYADTASIPGHYVLFWELTPPPADSDEAVVHRVMEACCAEVEAGLDAVYRRCRSRDRSVGPLEIRVVSPGAFDALMDLCVSHGSSVNQYKTPRCIKHPDAIAVLEARVVGRFFSDTVPHWEPFNVVDATPASAAPTDADAGHGAATASLSEGAP; translated from the exons ATGGATCTAACAATGTCAACCACGACGATGTCCACGTCCCCTGCAGTGCTCGACCTCGTCTCCTCAGTCTCATCCACCTCCACAGACTCGCCGGCACCGGCAATGCCACCGCGGCCGACTCTGCCGCCTACGATCCCGGCGTGCGACCCGCACGACGGGACAGCGAGCCTGCAGCTCATCGAGGACCTGACCACCCACGCCGGCGCCATCCAGCAGCGCGTCCTCAGAGAGATCCTCGACATGAACGCCGGCACGGACTACCTCCGCGGCTTCCTTGGCGCCTCCGACGACTCCGCCGAGGGACGTCACGCCGACGAGCTCGCGGCCACGTTCAAGGAGCGCGTGCCGGTCGTGGAGTACGAGGACGTCAAGCCGTTCATCGAGCGCATCGCCAACGGCGCCCCCTCGTCGCTCATCTCCTCCAAGACCATCACCGAGCTCCTCACAAG CTCCGGCACATCCGGCGGGCAGCCGAAGCTGATGCCGTCCACAGAGGAGGAGCTGGACCGCAAGACCTTCCTCTACAACCTCCTCGTCCCCGTAATGAACAAGTACGTGGAAGGTCTGGACAAAGGGCGGTGCATGTACCTGCTGTTCGTGAAGCCGGAGATCAGAACGGCGTCGGGGCTGGTGGCGCGGCCGGTGCTGACGAGCTACTACAAGAGCCGGCACTTCCGGGAGCGGCCGGACAGCCCGTACACGCGGTACACGAGCCCGAACGAGGCGATCCTGTGCCCGGACAGCGCGCAGAGCATGTACGCGCAGCTGCTGTGCGGCCTGGCCCGACGCGGCGAGGTGCTCCGCGTCGGCGCCGTCTTCGCCTCCGCCTTCCTGCGCTCCGTCAAGTTCCTCGAGGCCCACTGGCGCGCGCTCTGCGACGACATCCGCGCCGGCCGCGTCGACGCGGCGCGCGTCACCGACCCCGCCTGCCGGGACGCCGTCGCCAGGGTCGTGGCGCGGCCGGACCCGGCGCTGGCCGACGCCATCGCCGCCGAGTGCGAGGGCGAGGGGTCGTGGCGGGGCATCGTGCGCCGGCTCTGGCCGCGGACCAAGTATATCGACGTCATCGTGACGGGGTCCATGGCGCAGTACATACCGCTGCTGGAGTTCTACGGCGGCGGCCTGCCGCTGGTGTCCACCATGTACGCCTCGTCGGAGTGCTACTTCGGCATCAACCTCCGGCCGCTGGACCGGCCGGAGGACGTGGCCTATACGCTGCTGCCCAACATGTGCTACTACGAGTTCATCAAGGTGGAGAAGGACGGCGAGGAGGCTCGGGACGGGAAGGTCGTGGACCTTGTCGACGTCGAGGTCGGAGGCTACTACGAGCTCCTTGTCACCACGTTCACAG GTCTGTACCGGTACCGCGTGGGCGACATCCTGCAGGTGTCAGGCTTCCACAACGCGGCGCCACAGTTCCGGTTCGTGCACCGCCGCAACGTGGTTCTCAGCGTGGACACCGACAAGACCTCCGAGGACGACCTCCTCCGCGCCGTCACGGCCGCCAAGCGCCTCCTGGCGCCGCTGGGCGGCGCCACCATCCTCTCCGAGTACACCGCCTACGCCGACACGGCCTCCATCCCGGGCCACTACGTGCTCTTCTGGGAGCTCACGCCGCCGCCCGCCGACAGCGACGAAGCCGTGGTCCACCGCGTCATGGAGGCATGCTGCGCCGAGGTGGAGGCCGGCCTTGACGCCGTGTACCGGCGGTGCCGGAGCCGCGACCGGTCCGTGGGACCGCTGGAGATCCGCGTGGTGTCCCCCGGCGCCTTCGACGCGCTCATGGACCTCTGCGTCTCCCACGGGTCGTCGGTGAACCAGTACAAGACGCCCCGCTGCATCAAGCACCCCGACGCCATCGCCGTACTGGAGGCGCGCGTCGTCGGCAGGTTCTTCAGCGACACTGTGCCGCACTGGGAGCCCTTCAACGTCGTCGACGCCACCCCCGCCTCCGCCGCCCCCACGGACGCGGACGCCGGCCACGGCGCCGCCACCGCGAGCCTGAGCGAAGGCGCGCCCTAA